ATTGCAAGTCGTTCCTGCGGCTCCCGCCCAATTCTCTTTGTCATCGTCGTGCTTCTCCGACCCTGGAGATCCTCCACCCTGCGAACCGCCGCCCCCGGCGTTGATCGGTGTGACTTGTGGCCCGGGCGGATTTCCGTTTGGGGACCCATCGGGAAACGGGAAATCCTTATCTCCTGTGAACACGAGCGAACCGTCCGGGCGCCGCCACACGCATTTGGTAACGGCATGCCCGTTGCCATCGGTTGACGGAAAGCATTCCGGCTTGAATCCGGCCTCAATGAACTTATCGCGCAGTTTTTGGAATTCGTCTCGCTCCTCTCCGGTCGGAGGTCGATCGCTCGGCAAGCAGGTCACGAGCGGACCGGTGTTTGGAATCGACGCCAACAAGGGAATCTGGAGCTGCGGAAAAGTCCCCGGATTGCAGGGCGGGTCAAGCCGGAGCCCTGCCTCCGAGGTCGCGACAACTATTCCCAACACGAGAAGCGCACAGAATCTGGCTGAAATGCCGGAATTACGATTCATGACACCCGCTCCTATGAACGAAGAGATTGCCGCACCGCGCCCAAGCGCGCACCCATTCGCGCCGCGGCCGAAATCACTTCCGGCCGGGCCCGCAAATCATCGATGAACGACTGCTCAGCGGCCGGGCTCACTTCTCCCGATCGCGCTGCAGCCCGCGTTGCCGCCGTCGCCGCCTCAAGGCGTTTCCAATCCTGCGGCTCCAGTTCCAACACCCGCAAGTCGGGATCGACGTCGTACTTTGATGTCTCGATCCATCGTTGCAACAGGGTCCGCGATTGGTCGTTGAATTGTCCCAACAGCGCTGTTCTCAGCGACACCACGAGCGCCGTCAATTGCTTCTGTGTCTCGGAGCAGTCGGATTGATTACCTCCGTCCGTTCTATCGGCAGCCGCTTTCTTGGAGAGCTCCCGCCGAAGCCGCTGAATCGTGTCAAAGTCAGCGCTCTGAGACGCGATAAACGAAAGAACCTGCTGCACTTCTTCGTCGGATGCATCCGCAATAGCCAAAGCCTCTGCCGAAAAGCCAAGCAGCGCGAGACATGTTGCAGGACTAACTCGGTGTGGCTCCTCCAACAACGCGGCGGCGGCGCATCGCGGATCCACACTGCAAATCCCAGACGCAGCAGCGACGATCGTGATAACGATGGCGACAATCCGGCGACTTCTGACGCCGTTTTGCCGCGCACTGCATGGGTGCCCCGATCGACTGTGTTGTGCCTTCGGCAGGCGTTGGCCGTACGATGCTCCGAATTCTTCCCGTGCTCTCATGACGCACATGTCCCTTTCCTACTTGCTGGCCTGTTGTTTCCCCTGCTTATCTGACACGCCTTCGGCCCCGACTTCTCGTCGGGGCAGTCACTCCCACATTGACAGGAGGCACGGTATATGAACGTGACGAAACTCTGTCAATTGTGTGGGCAGTTTGTGACATGATGTGGATAAGTCAGCGTTCCAGGCACTCTCAGCAAATGTACGGTCTTGCATTGCATGGATTTGCGCTCGTTGCTGCCGTTGCACCATTCAATTCGCATTCATCTTGCTCCACAACTTTGTGGGTTCATGCAGTCGCGACAAGCTCTTACTGCAGCCGCCGCGCAACTCAGTATGGCGCACGAAGTTGTCTCGCCGGGAGCGACCGCCAAGTCATTTGTCTATGAAGTTGCGTGGTTCACATTCCACATATTTGTGGATTTCAAAAATAATTTTGCCGCTCGCTTTTTTATCTGTAGCCATCACATTCCAGCCCTTGCCCTAGCAGGGCGTTGAACAAAGTCGGCATCGGCGATCCGGAGCAGACGCCGCCTTTGTTCAACGCCCTGCTAAGGCTTGTTCGCAGTCTTGTTCGCTTGTATCGGATGAGTAATTCCGTCAGTGTTCCCCTGAGGTCTCCGTCGCGAGGAGTGTTCGAGCGGTGGAGAGTAACCTCCGCTTTCCCATCGCTGTCAGGCGGTCGCTTGACGCGTTCCTCGCCGGAGCGGTTTCCGATTCCGAGCGGAATCATTTCGCCGGCTCCGAGGAACATCCGCTCCTCCGTCAGGTTTCATTCCGTTCTGCGAAAAAGATCCAGGAATCTGCCTTCGTACTCCGGAAACACTCCCAGCCGGTCGAGTTCTTTCTTGAGCGCAACAGCCTTGCCCTGATTCTTCTTTGCCGCGTCAAAGAGCCGCTCGATGCGCGCCCGGTCGGGCTCGGACAATGCCTTCTCGTCTTCGGGCGGCGAGACTTCCGGCTTTTCCTCTTCATCGCGTGAGGCAGAGGGCGCGTCTTCGCCAAGGCTCTGCTCCATCTGTTCGAGCGCTTCGATCAGCGCTCGATCGACAATCGCCGCCTGCGCATCCAGCTTCTCCAAAGGAATATCGACTTCGGCCAGCAGGCTGAAGACGCTCAGCGCCGCTCTCGCGGCCTTGGGGTTGGCAACGCGCATCGCGAAGTATGGAATATCCGCCAAGAGACAGAATCCCGAGACTCCAAGATTCGCCGCCGCGATAAGCAGCAGTCCGTTCAAACCACCGATCTGACCATCCGGGGATGCTCGCACTTCGGCGCGCCGAAGTTCGTCGAGTGTCACCGTATCGGTCGCGACGCCGGACACTTTCGAAGGGAGCGACGGATGCATCGCCGACGCGAGAGAGGCGAACGTGACCACGCGTTCGACATCCCGTTTCTTTGCCTCCAGCACAACCTCTCGGGCATACTCCAGAGTTCCCGTTTGAGGCTGTGCTTCACCGATGAACACCACCAGGTCTCGACCGCGACCGGGATTCGACCAGCAGAAAAACAGCCCGCGCGGCAATTCGACCCGGTGTGTGAGCCCACTTCGAACCTGCACTTCCGTCGCCTCAAAGAACGGCGTTGTGTCAAGCTCCCCGCATGGGTTCATCCGCAATTGCTCGATGAGATGGGTTACCGCGAGAACAGCGACGTTTCCCATCCCCGGCCAGGCGGCGATCAACCACGGACGAGGCTTTGGTTGCTGTAACGACATGTGTTTCTCTCTTCGGATCTCATCATAAATGGTCCAACAGCCGGAGAAAGTGCGGCACCCGCGCCAGAACGATGAAACGAGACTAAATCCCGGCTTAAGCCGGATAGGACGACGCGAGTGAGCGATGCGGATTCCGCAACTCCTTGCGCGCACCGCGTGGGGCAACAACCTCCGGAGTGCTCA
The DNA window shown above is from Phycisphaeraceae bacterium and carries:
- a CDS encoding PAC2 family protein, with protein sequence MSLQQPKPRPWLIAAWPGMGNVAVLAVTHLIEQLRMNPCGELDTTPFFEATEVQVRSGLTHRVELPRGLFFCWSNPGRGRDLVVFIGEAQPQTGTLEYAREVVLEAKKRDVERVVTFASLASAMHPSLPSKVSGVATDTVTLDELRRAEVRASPDGQIGGLNGLLLIAAANLGVSGFCLLADIPYFAMRVANPKAARAALSVFSLLAEVDIPLEKLDAQAAIVDRALIEALEQMEQSLGEDAPSASRDEEEKPEVSPPEDEKALSEPDRARIERLFDAAKKNQGKAVALKKELDRLGVFPEYEGRFLDLFRRTE